The proteins below come from a single Isoptericola dokdonensis DS-3 genomic window:
- a CDS encoding nucleotidyltransferase — MARARLGTRTSPITTIGEAHVAHLNSQFKDALGNIEPSDDKVNAPEAHKTVRAALEADPTLAGYRVDSVLIGSYKRNVAIRRVKDVDVFVRLPDISEDVTSSEILDRFFKVLHAEFGTDDDGHRRTKRQDRSLQVSFPEYDLYVDAVPARPYGDGETWEIPQKGDDDEWVRTNPEALTSLSSEMNKAHDGFYVPTVKLLRQTRRALLGKHKPGGFFIEAATYQAFKNGEVAGSDQAEYFVSTLRAVSTLIKSFVDYGIGVDDPTLPSSKITIRATDDELTTARDKFDDAAAAAEDALAEADEGKAALAYRELLAKNGDDEIVFPMPPGYNEDGTKRASLISAGDRLVPAGKRTFG, encoded by the coding sequence GTGGCGCGCGCGAGACTCGGCACCAGAACCAGCCCCATTACCACGATCGGAGAGGCCCACGTGGCTCACCTCAACTCGCAGTTCAAGGACGCCCTGGGCAACATCGAGCCCAGTGACGACAAGGTCAACGCCCCCGAGGCCCACAAGACCGTCCGGGCCGCTCTCGAAGCAGATCCGACGCTCGCCGGCTACCGCGTCGACTCGGTGCTCATCGGCTCCTACAAGCGGAATGTCGCGATCCGCCGCGTGAAGGACGTCGATGTGTTCGTTCGACTCCCCGACATCTCGGAGGACGTCACGTCGTCCGAGATCCTCGACAGGTTCTTCAAGGTCCTGCACGCCGAGTTCGGCACGGACGACGACGGTCACCGCCGCACCAAGCGTCAAGACCGAAGTCTGCAGGTCAGCTTCCCCGAGTACGACCTGTACGTCGATGCGGTTCCGGCTCGCCCATACGGTGACGGCGAGACCTGGGAGATCCCGCAGAAGGGGGACGACGATGAGTGGGTGCGCACCAACCCGGAGGCGCTCACCTCGCTGTCCAGCGAGATGAACAAGGCGCACGACGGGTTCTACGTCCCGACCGTCAAGCTGCTGCGCCAGACTCGGCGGGCCCTGCTCGGCAAGCACAAGCCCGGGGGCTTCTTCATCGAGGCTGCCACCTACCAGGCGTTCAAGAACGGAGAGGTGGCCGGTAGCGACCAGGCCGAGTACTTCGTGTCCACGCTCAGGGCTGTGAGCACGCTCATCAAGTCCTTCGTCGACTACGGGATCGGGGTCGATGACCCCACGCTGCCCAGTTCCAAGATCACGATCCGCGCCACGGACGACGAGCTCACCACCGCCCGTGACAAGTTCGACGACGCGGCAGCGGCCGCCGAGGACGCATTGGCGGAAGCCGACGAAGGGAAGGCCGCGCTCGCGTACCGCGAGCTGCTCGCGAAGAACGGCGACGACGAGATCGTGTTCCCGATGCCGCCGGGGTACAACGAGGACGGCACCAAGCGGGCGTCGCTCATCTCGGCTGGCGACCGGCTCGTGCCGGCCGGCAAGAGGACGTTCGGGTGA
- a CDS encoding helix-turn-helix domain-containing protein produces the protein MAKTTIDTAALYAALDAARTQRELSWRALAKEIGVSPSLLSRIGNGLKPDTDGFATIVGWLRVPAEQFFEGVEGGATQEAPDLMVQLAPLLRADKNLNETDVEYLEQVIGATIKRARAKE, from the coding sequence ATGGCCAAGACAACGATCGACACGGCCGCGCTTTACGCCGCGCTTGATGCGGCTCGGACGCAGCGCGAGCTCTCATGGCGTGCCCTCGCCAAGGAGATCGGCGTCAGCCCATCCTTGCTCTCGCGAATCGGGAACGGGCTCAAGCCTGACACCGACGGTTTCGCGACGATCGTGGGATGGTTGCGTGTGCCCGCCGAACAGTTCTTCGAGGGTGTCGAGGGTGGTGCGACACAAGAGGCGCCAGACCTGATGGTTCAGCTCGCGCCTCTGCTTAGGGCCGACAAGAACCTGAACGAGACCGATGTCGAGTACCTGGAGCAGGTGATCGGCGCGACGATCAAGCGCGCCCGAGCCAAGGAATGA
- a CDS encoding ImmA/IrrE family metallo-endopeptidase: MNIRRGFKTEAKSLALELRTELGLGPYVPFDPYALAAEYGISVVALSELDCAERAHFLKRDGSALSGALIPDGTSVIILDNDAQMVVRRRTTMSHELAHVVLEHAFGLSLADERKCGLGGAQEEEADWLAGELLVPYGAALRLARAGATDEIVAQRMDVSLAVARWRMNGSGARKVAARARSRWASTRR; this comes from the coding sequence ATGAACATACGACGCGGCTTCAAGACCGAGGCCAAGTCCCTTGCGTTGGAACTGCGCACCGAGCTCGGGCTCGGGCCGTATGTCCCGTTCGACCCCTACGCGCTCGCCGCCGAGTACGGAATCAGCGTGGTGGCTCTCAGCGAGCTCGATTGCGCTGAGCGGGCGCATTTCCTGAAGCGTGACGGCAGCGCGCTCTCGGGGGCACTGATCCCCGACGGCACCTCGGTCATCATCCTCGACAACGACGCCCAGATGGTCGTCCGGCGCCGCACCACCATGAGCCACGAGCTCGCACATGTTGTTCTCGAGCATGCGTTCGGCCTCTCTCTTGCGGACGAGCGCAAGTGCGGGCTCGGCGGCGCCCAGGAGGAAGAAGCCGACTGGCTGGCCGGCGAGTTGCTTGTCCCATACGGGGCGGCACTCAGGCTTGCCCGCGCGGGAGCGACCGACGAGATCGTTGCCCAACGGATGGATGTCAGCCTTGCGGTCGCCCGCTGGCGGATGAACGGAAGCGGAGCCCGCAAGGTTGCCGCGAGGGCGCGCAGTCGTTGGGCGAGCACCCGTCGCTAG
- a CDS encoding DUF6602 domain-containing protein, translating into MAEPFDLGKAFGAKQEHMLTGLGLMPSFTDHPTSKGDATEGQWITVLQEFLPRRYGVGRVFAIDSRGGQSQQIDLAIYDQQYSPLFFEQEGLRFVPVESIYAVFEVKPTLNKAYVEYARTKIASVRSLHRTTVPIRHAGGEYPAQDPASKPIIGGILATDSEWTDLSSAAARDAILAGDAAESLDFAIAVRHSAAERVQGELHFAPTGQHLIWFAVQLFQRLAKIGTVLALDLDAYAIPIRSGQDIAVSDDIGPA; encoded by the coding sequence GTGGCAGAGCCGTTCGACCTCGGCAAGGCCTTCGGTGCCAAGCAGGAGCACATGCTGACCGGCCTTGGGCTCATGCCGAGCTTCACGGACCACCCGACATCGAAGGGCGACGCGACCGAGGGCCAATGGATTACCGTCCTCCAGGAGTTCCTGCCACGTCGCTACGGCGTGGGGCGTGTGTTCGCCATCGATTCCCGTGGCGGGCAGAGCCAGCAGATCGACCTCGCGATCTACGACCAGCAGTACTCACCGCTCTTCTTCGAGCAGGAGGGGCTGCGCTTCGTTCCCGTGGAGAGCATTTACGCGGTGTTCGAGGTCAAGCCCACACTCAACAAGGCCTACGTCGAGTACGCACGAACGAAGATCGCGAGTGTGCGATCGCTCCACCGGACCACGGTCCCGATCCGCCACGCCGGCGGCGAGTATCCTGCCCAGGACCCCGCGTCCAAGCCGATCATCGGCGGAATCCTTGCGACAGACTCCGAGTGGACCGACCTTAGCTCGGCGGCTGCGAGAGACGCCATTCTCGCCGGTGACGCTGCGGAGTCCCTCGACTTCGCGATCGCGGTCCGCCACAGTGCGGCCGAGCGGGTCCAAGGCGAATTGCACTTTGCTCCCACGGGGCAACACCTGATCTGGTTCGCGGTCCAGCTCTTCCAGCGACTCGCGAAGATCGGAACCGTGCTCGCTCTCGACCTTGACGCGTACGCAATCCCGATCCGGTCGGGTCAAGACATCGCGGTGTCCGACGACATCGGCCCCGCGTAG
- a CDS encoding NAD(P)-dependent alcohol dehydrogenase, whose protein sequence is MRAVLQEVYGPPGVVRVADVPEPTPADDEVLLDVRTVSLNGSDRENLAGRPLYSRVAGLRRPRNPVPGSDVAGVVVAAGPAVTGFAPGDEVFGELPGYRGGLAERVATSPRTLAIKPPDLSFVVAASIPQAGCIAWRALQGVSAGDHVLVNGAGGAGGAFAVGLARHLGAEVTAVDLARKVEHLRRLGADHTVAADEDDWAAHRDRYDRVVDLAAHRAPWRVHRALRRGGRYLMVGGRADLLLTMPTLGALIGRARGRRVGVLVAPQSASDLAEATALVTSGAVVPVIDAVFGLEEAPAAFARLAAGENRGKVVVEVR, encoded by the coding sequence GTGCGAGCGGTGCTGCAGGAGGTCTACGGCCCGCCGGGCGTGGTGCGCGTGGCCGACGTGCCGGAGCCGACGCCGGCGGACGACGAGGTGCTGCTGGACGTGCGAACGGTGTCGCTCAACGGGTCGGACCGCGAGAACCTGGCCGGTCGCCCGCTGTACTCACGGGTCGCGGGTCTGCGCCGTCCCCGGAACCCGGTGCCGGGCTCGGACGTCGCGGGCGTCGTCGTGGCTGCCGGTCCGGCCGTCACCGGTTTCGCCCCGGGCGACGAGGTGTTCGGCGAGCTGCCCGGCTATCGGGGCGGCCTGGCGGAGCGGGTGGCGACGTCGCCGCGCACCCTCGCGATCAAGCCGCCCGACCTGTCCTTCGTCGTGGCGGCGTCGATCCCGCAGGCGGGCTGCATCGCCTGGCGGGCGCTGCAGGGCGTGAGCGCGGGTGACCACGTGCTGGTCAACGGTGCGGGAGGCGCGGGCGGGGCGTTCGCCGTCGGGCTGGCGCGGCACCTCGGCGCGGAGGTGACGGCCGTCGACCTCGCGCGCAAGGTCGAGCACCTGCGCCGCCTCGGCGCGGACCACACGGTCGCCGCCGACGAGGACGACTGGGCCGCCCACCGCGACCGCTATGACCGCGTCGTCGACCTGGCGGCGCACCGCGCCCCGTGGCGGGTGCACCGGGCGCTGCGCCGCGGCGGCCGCTACCTCATGGTGGGCGGGCGCGCCGACCTGCTGCTGACGATGCCGACGCTCGGCGCGCTGATCGGGCGGGCGCGGGGCCGGCGGGTCGGCGTGCTCGTCGCGCCGCAGTCGGCCAGCGACCTGGCGGAGGCCACGGCGCTCGTGACGAGCGGCGCCGTCGTCCCGGTGATCGACGCCGTCTTCGGGCTGGAGGAGGCGCCGGCGGCCTTCGCACGCCTCGCGGCGGGGGAGAACCGCGGCAAGGTCGTCGTCGAGGTCCGCTGA
- a CDS encoding MFS transporter — MTTAVPTPTVADTTATARPPLRGRPWLVLLSVSFGLFLVGLDATVVSIVNPSIAADLHTSFAQLQWVTHGYLLGLAVFLILAGKLGDRYGHRRLFVAGLVVFAIASVGIATVGTIAGVIGFRVLQGVGAALLMPQTLALLRATFPREKFGMAVGIWGGVSSIAIAAGPTVAGALDGAFGWEAVFWINLPVVVVGLVMAALFLPRTSFPGETRLDVRGVVVLALGLVAVVFTIVQSESWGWGDSRTLGLLAVGVLLLVGFVALQARTPHALLPLDIFRGTTVGAGGLVLVANMFVLVGVTFFLPMFFMGMRGADPLQAGLMLVPLSALSIVTAPIGALFVAKAGTRVAATVSLSLTTAGLLVLLTTTVTSPYGMLAVGFVLLAFGTGMTMTAAAEAIVGSAPLRYAGVAGGFQATCIQLGGAIGTAVLSAIIAASTASGAAGLGLSPDDAHGLALATLPDGVDAATRAVLEDAYVTGMHRALLTAAVLVAVVAVVANLSLRRARRVTAAEVLEETVEGEAGHA; from the coding sequence ATGACCACCGCTGTGCCCACCCCGACCGTCGCCGACACCACGGCGACCGCCCGGCCGCCCCTGCGGGGCCGCCCCTGGCTCGTGCTCCTCAGCGTGTCGTTCGGCCTGTTCCTCGTCGGCCTCGACGCCACCGTCGTGTCGATCGTCAACCCGTCCATCGCCGCCGACCTGCACACCAGCTTCGCCCAGCTCCAGTGGGTCACCCACGGCTACCTGCTCGGGCTCGCCGTCTTCCTCATCCTCGCGGGCAAGCTCGGCGACCGGTACGGGCATCGCCGGCTGTTCGTCGCGGGCCTCGTCGTGTTCGCGATCGCCTCCGTCGGCATCGCGACCGTCGGGACCATCGCCGGGGTCATCGGCTTCCGCGTGCTCCAGGGCGTCGGCGCCGCCCTCCTCATGCCGCAGACCCTCGCCCTGCTCCGCGCCACATTCCCCCGCGAGAAGTTCGGCATGGCCGTCGGCATCTGGGGCGGCGTCTCCTCCATCGCCATCGCCGCCGGGCCGACCGTCGCCGGAGCCCTCGACGGCGCCTTCGGCTGGGAGGCCGTCTTCTGGATCAACCTGCCCGTCGTCGTCGTCGGCCTCGTCATGGCCGCCCTGTTCCTCCCCCGCACCAGCTTCCCCGGCGAGACGAGGCTCGACGTGCGCGGCGTCGTCGTCCTGGCCCTCGGCCTCGTCGCCGTCGTCTTCACCATCGTGCAGTCCGAGTCGTGGGGCTGGGGCGACTCGCGCACGCTCGGCCTCCTCGCCGTGGGCGTCCTGCTCCTCGTCGGGTTCGTCGCCCTGCAAGCCCGCACTCCGCACGCCCTGCTGCCGCTGGACATCTTCCGCGGCACCACCGTCGGTGCCGGCGGCCTGGTCCTCGTCGCGAACATGTTCGTCCTCGTCGGCGTCACGTTCTTCCTGCCCATGTTCTTCATGGGGATGCGCGGCGCGGACCCCCTGCAGGCCGGTCTCATGCTGGTGCCGCTCAGCGCGCTGTCGATCGTCACCGCGCCGATCGGTGCGTTGTTCGTCGCCAAGGCGGGCACCCGGGTGGCCGCCACCGTCAGCCTGAGCCTCACCACGGCCGGCCTGCTCGTGCTGCTCACCACCACGGTGACCTCCCCCTACGGGATGCTGGCCGTCGGGTTCGTGCTCCTCGCCTTCGGCACCGGCATGACGATGACCGCCGCCGCCGAGGCCATCGTCGGCTCCGCGCCCCTGCGGTACGCAGGCGTGGCGGGCGGCTTCCAGGCCACGTGCATCCAGCTCGGCGGCGCGATCGGCACCGCCGTGCTCTCCGCGATCATCGCGGCCTCCACCGCGTCCGGCGCCGCGGGGCTCGGTCTGTCGCCCGACGACGCGCACGGCCTGGCCTTGGCCACCCTCCCCGACGGCGTCGACGCCGCCACGCGCGCCGTGCTGGAAGACGCGTACGTCACCGGCATGCACCGGGCGCTGCTCACCGCGGCCGTGCTCGTCGCCGTCGTCGCCGTGGTGGCGAACCTGTCGCTGCGGCGCGCGCGCCGCGTCACCGCGGCCGAGGTCCTCGAGGAGACCGTCGAGGGCGAGGCCGGGCACGCCTGA
- a CDS encoding MarR family winged helix-turn-helix transcriptional regulator has protein sequence MDDETLVTPTPGLTSGLGGLADVVVELSRHLDLRSPELRGIVELTGTEVAVIRAIHHHPRTSPSQVAITTGLARSNISTALRTLEARGLVVREHPPGDRRTVELVATDLAEENVALIHRFWEQRLSAAPPDVRAAALRALPALQDLAAALARG, from the coding sequence ATGGACGACGAGACGCTCGTCACCCCCACGCCGGGGCTGACCTCAGGACTGGGCGGCCTCGCCGACGTCGTCGTCGAGCTGTCCCGGCACCTGGACCTGCGCTCGCCCGAGCTGCGCGGGATCGTCGAGCTCACCGGCACGGAGGTCGCCGTCATCCGCGCGATCCACCACCACCCGCGCACCTCGCCGTCCCAGGTCGCCATCACGACAGGCCTCGCGCGCAGCAACATCAGCACCGCGCTGCGCACGCTGGAGGCGCGTGGGCTCGTCGTGCGCGAGCACCCGCCGGGGGACCGGCGGACGGTCGAACTCGTCGCGACCGACCTCGCCGAGGAGAACGTCGCCCTCATCCACCGGTTCTGGGAGCAGCGGCTCTCCGCCGCCCCGCCGGACGTGCGCGCGGCCGCGCTGCGGGCGCTCCCCGCCCTCCAGGACCTCGCCGCGGCACTGGCCCGCGGCTGA
- a CDS encoding alpha/beta hydrolase: MTRADRPAPEPLPDSRPAWHTWTVRAVATAGLAVVAWACLTAGEAVVHGHPAYAVWLGLTVLGCALVLWRSLRPRRAHRGWRRALDVALVVGAVVWIAATAWLRPFTAVEPALAALTSDGEVTVTASATRIELAPADGGDGTAVFFQPGAKVEARAYAAVLRPLAEAGHTVVIAQQPLGIAFLATGAFDDARAQHPEVERWVVGGHSLGGVVASSEADEGDNHADGSAPVAGLLLYASYPAGDVSGTLTAAVESISGSRDGLSTPAKVEASRADLPAGSTFTVVDGAVHAYFADYGPQPGDGDPAITHDDARDQISAASVRFVDSLGS, from the coding sequence GTGACCCGCGCCGACCGCCCCGCACCTGAACCGCTCCCCGACTCCCGGCCCGCCTGGCACACGTGGACGGTCCGGGCGGTCGCCACCGCCGGGCTGGCCGTCGTGGCGTGGGCCTGCCTGACCGCGGGCGAAGCCGTCGTCCACGGCCACCCGGCGTACGCGGTCTGGCTCGGGCTCACCGTGCTCGGCTGCGCGCTCGTCCTGTGGCGCTCGCTGCGCCCGCGGCGCGCGCATCGCGGCTGGCGGCGGGCCCTCGACGTCGCGCTCGTCGTCGGCGCCGTCGTGTGGATCGCGGCGACCGCCTGGCTGCGCCCGTTCACCGCCGTCGAGCCGGCCCTCGCGGCCCTGACCTCCGACGGCGAGGTGACCGTCACCGCGAGCGCCACCCGGATCGAGCTCGCCCCGGCCGACGGCGGCGACGGCACCGCCGTGTTCTTCCAGCCCGGCGCGAAGGTCGAGGCCCGGGCGTACGCGGCCGTGCTGCGGCCGCTCGCCGAGGCCGGGCACACCGTCGTCATCGCCCAGCAACCGCTCGGCATCGCGTTCCTCGCCACCGGCGCGTTCGACGACGCCCGCGCGCAGCACCCCGAGGTCGAGCGGTGGGTCGTGGGCGGGCACTCGCTCGGCGGGGTCGTCGCGTCGTCCGAGGCCGACGAGGGTGACAACCACGCCGACGGGTCCGCTCCCGTCGCCGGGCTGCTGCTGTACGCGTCGTACCCCGCCGGGGACGTCAGCGGCACGCTCACCGCCGCCGTCGAGTCGATCTCCGGGTCGCGCGACGGGCTGTCCACGCCGGCCAAGGTCGAGGCGTCCCGGGCGGACCTCCCGGCGGGCAGCACCTTCACCGTCGTCGACGGCGCCGTGCACGCCTACTTCGCCGACTACGGCCCGCAGCCGGGCGACGGCGACCCGGCCATCACCCACGACGACGCGCGCGACCAGATCTCCGCAGCCAGCGTCCGGTTCGTCGACTCCCTGGGCTCGTAG
- a CDS encoding MarP family serine protease has protein sequence MTPLDVILVVILVVALAAGLSRGLLATLGGLVGLVVGGIAAYLLVPLVLDLLPTAQWRGPVTVLLAVALPLVGASVGSSVGHSARAQVDRTPLRPVDRLLGGVANLLVAVLAVSFVASTIKAAGMPVLTPAISSSVVLRTIEENTPDPVQRTMAQARAAVLDDGLPQIDALLDPARTRTAPDVDLDDPALEVAAQSVARVWGTAYACGISSTGSGFVASPDRVVTNAHVVAGVERPVVELPGRPAAEGRVVYYDPAADLAVVAVDDLDGDPLPVAPTLATGDPAVVQGYPYGGPFTSVGAEVLDVGTVRTQASDDSGDVERDVYALAAQVRAGNSGGPVLSTDGEVVGVVFARSDSDDDLAYGVTTTELMPVVAQAPDLADAVTPGRCAG, from the coding sequence GTGACCCCCCTCGACGTGATCCTTGTCGTGATCCTCGTGGTCGCGCTCGCGGCCGGGCTGAGCCGCGGCCTGCTCGCCACGCTGGGCGGACTGGTGGGCCTCGTGGTCGGGGGGATCGCCGCCTACCTTCTGGTTCCGCTGGTGCTGGACCTGCTGCCGACGGCGCAGTGGCGCGGGCCGGTGACCGTGCTCCTCGCCGTCGCGCTGCCGCTGGTGGGTGCGTCCGTGGGGTCGAGCGTCGGGCACAGCGCCCGGGCGCAGGTGGACCGCACCCCGCTGCGTCCCGTCGACCGTCTGCTCGGCGGCGTCGCGAACCTGCTGGTGGCCGTCCTCGCGGTGTCGTTCGTCGCCTCGACGATCAAGGCCGCCGGCATGCCCGTCCTCACGCCGGCGATCTCGTCGTCGGTGGTGCTGCGCACCATCGAGGAGAACACCCCCGACCCGGTGCAGCGCACGATGGCGCAGGCCCGGGCCGCCGTCCTCGACGACGGGCTGCCGCAGATCGACGCCCTGCTCGACCCGGCGCGCACCCGCACCGCCCCGGACGTCGACCTCGACGACCCCGCCCTGGAGGTCGCCGCGCAGTCCGTCGCCCGCGTCTGGGGGACGGCGTACGCGTGCGGGATCAGCTCGACCGGGTCGGGATTCGTCGCGTCCCCGGACCGCGTCGTCACCAACGCGCACGTCGTGGCGGGGGTCGAGCGACCCGTCGTCGAGCTGCCGGGACGCCCGGCGGCCGAGGGGCGCGTCGTCTACTACGACCCCGCTGCCGACCTGGCCGTGGTCGCGGTCGACGACCTCGACGGCGACCCGCTGCCCGTGGCGCCGACGCTCGCCACCGGCGACCCCGCCGTCGTGCAGGGCTACCCCTACGGCGGGCCCTTCACGTCGGTCGGCGCGGAGGTCCTCGACGTCGGCACGGTCCGCACGCAGGCCTCCGACGACAGCGGCGACGTCGAGCGGGACGTGTACGCGCTCGCGGCGCAGGTGCGGGCCGGCAACTCGGGCGGGCCGGTGCTGTCCACGGACGGCGAGGTCGTCGGCGTGGTGTTCGCCCGCTCCGACTCCGACGACGACCTGGCCTACGGCGTCACGACGACGGAGCTGATGCCGGTGGTGGCGCAGGCGCCCGACCTGGCCGACGCCGTGACTCCCGGTCGCTGCGCCGGCTGA
- a CDS encoding DUF1876 domain-containing protein yields the protein MTHTWNVTVQLFDADDLVREGRLTTAHAVLTTSAGTTLEAHGEARRNPDDPPVPEIGEELATARALRDLADRLLAATSDDIAAFEHHPVHLDA from the coding sequence ATGACCCACACCTGGAACGTCACCGTCCAGCTCTTCGACGCCGACGACCTCGTGCGCGAGGGCCGCCTCACCACGGCCCACGCCGTCCTCACCACGTCGGCCGGCACGACGCTCGAGGCGCACGGCGAGGCGCGCCGCAACCCCGACGACCCGCCCGTGCCGGAGATCGGCGAGGAGCTCGCCACCGCCCGGGCCCTGCGCGACCTCGCCGACCGGCTGCTCGCCGCGACGTCGGACGACATCGCCGCGTTCGAGCACCACCCGGTGCACCTGGACGCCTGA
- a CDS encoding DUF4389 domain-containing protein: protein MSAVLAEGRRPVGPPVLVDVGAPADLSRWLWLVKWVLLVPHVVVLVFLWIAFGALTVVVFFAILLTARYPAGIFRFNVGVLRWTWRVTAYGYGVLGTDRYAPFTLADVPDYPAHLEIAQPGRLSRGLVLVKWWLLALPHYVVVALFLGAGSSQTVETVSGETVVVDTPPYVGLVGVLVLFAAVVLLFRGRYPHGMFDLVVGMQRWAWRVTAYAALMTDVYPPFRLDLGGRDPARPPTHPTGALP, encoded by the coding sequence GTGTCCGCCGTGCTCGCCGAGGGACGTCGGCCGGTCGGCCCGCCCGTCCTGGTGGACGTGGGCGCTCCCGCAGACCTCTCGCGCTGGCTGTGGCTGGTCAAGTGGGTCCTCCTGGTCCCGCACGTCGTCGTCCTGGTGTTCCTCTGGATCGCGTTCGGGGCGCTCACCGTGGTCGTGTTCTTCGCGATCCTGCTCACCGCCCGGTACCCCGCGGGGATCTTCCGGTTCAACGTCGGCGTGCTGCGCTGGACCTGGCGCGTCACCGCCTACGGCTACGGCGTGCTGGGGACCGACCGCTACGCGCCCTTCACCCTCGCCGACGTGCCCGACTACCCGGCACACCTCGAGATCGCGCAGCCCGGGCGGCTGTCCCGCGGCCTCGTGCTGGTCAAGTGGTGGCTGCTCGCCCTGCCGCACTACGTCGTCGTCGCGCTCTTCCTCGGCGCCGGCAGCAGCCAGACCGTCGAGACCGTGTCCGGCGAGACCGTCGTCGTCGACACCCCGCCGTACGTCGGCCTGGTCGGGGTGCTGGTCCTCTTCGCCGCCGTCGTGCTGCTGTTCCGGGGCCGGTACCCCCACGGCATGTTCGACCTCGTCGTCGGGATGCAGCGCTGGGCCTGGCGCGTGACGGCCTACGCGGCACTCATGACGGACGTCTACCCGCCGTTCCGCCTCGACCTCGGCGGCCGTGACCCCGCGCGTCCGCCGACCCACCCGACAGGAGCACTGCCATGA
- a CDS encoding DHA2 family efflux MFS transporter permease subunit has product MSTDTGRTVTPLVDLHGRSAWSVLPPLILGFFMIMVDTTIVNIAIPTLTDAFSASLVEVGWVNSSYLLTYATLMLLAGRLGDRYGQKAIFVAGLVVFTVFSFLCGFSGELGSTPEIGWLIAFRALQGIGAALMTPQTMSMITRVFPAQQRGAALGLWGATAGVATITGPLLGGVLVETVGWEWIFYVNIPVGVVALWFAVTRLPHLASRETSIDVLGVVLSILGLGLVVFGLQEGSTYDWGHLWGPFTVWNVVGLGLVLVGVFVWWQHRLGDVALLPLRLFRSRNFSLANVDGMAVSFAMIAIFFPLTIFLQSVLGLTPIHAALVMAPGSLVSGVVAPFAGRWSDRVPGKWVVAAGFAAIAAAVGWLALVLDPAASPYVLLAPMALFGVGTGLTFSPLSNLATSGLDARTAGAGAGAFNTNRQVGGVIGSAAVVALLSSRLGVTIPAAAQDAAAGLPEQYRAAFVDGVSAAAGSAEGMGQGAFRLPPGVPDDVAAQLAAAAQDAVGTGFATAAAQTLLLVVAVLVVGVVCAAFMSAAPASSAAPATPEAPARPAG; this is encoded by the coding sequence ATGAGCACCGACACCGGGCGGACCGTGACGCCGTTGGTCGACCTGCACGGCCGTTCCGCGTGGAGCGTGCTGCCCCCGCTGATCCTCGGCTTCTTCATGATCATGGTGGACACCACGATCGTGAACATCGCCATCCCGACGCTGACGGACGCGTTCTCCGCGTCGCTGGTCGAGGTGGGCTGGGTGAACAGCTCCTACCTGCTCACCTACGCGACGCTCATGCTGCTGGCGGGCCGACTGGGGGACCGGTACGGGCAGAAGGCGATCTTCGTCGCGGGACTCGTCGTCTTCACGGTGTTCTCGTTCCTGTGCGGGTTCTCCGGGGAGCTCGGCAGCACCCCGGAGATCGGCTGGCTCATCGCGTTCCGCGCCCTGCAGGGCATCGGCGCGGCCCTCATGACGCCGCAGACGATGTCGATGATCACCCGGGTGTTCCCGGCGCAGCAGCGCGGCGCCGCGCTGGGTCTGTGGGGCGCGACGGCGGGCGTCGCGACCATCACCGGACCCCTGCTGGGCGGTGTGCTGGTCGAGACGGTCGGCTGGGAGTGGATCTTCTACGTCAACATCCCCGTCGGGGTGGTCGCGCTGTGGTTCGCCGTGACCCGGCTGCCGCACCTCGCCTCGCGCGAGACGTCCATCGACGTGCTCGGCGTCGTGCTGTCGATCCTGGGCCTGGGGCTGGTGGTGTTCGGCCTGCAGGAGGGCTCGACCTACGACTGGGGCCACCTGTGGGGTCCGTTCACCGTCTGGAACGTGGTGGGTCTCGGCCTGGTGCTCGTCGGGGTGTTCGTGTGGTGGCAGCACCGGCTGGGCGACGTCGCCCTGCTGCCGCTGCGGCTGTTCCGCAGCCGGAACTTCTCGCTGGCCAACGTGGACGGCATGGCCGTGTCGTTCGCGATGATCGCGATCTTCTTCCCCCTGACGATCTTCCTGCAGTCCGTGCTCGGCCTCACGCCCATCCACGCGGCGCTCGTCATGGCGCCCGGCTCGCTGGTGTCGGGGGTCGTGGCACCGTTCGCCGGGCGGTGGTCCGACCGGGTGCCGGGCAAGTGGGTGGTGGCGGCGGGCTTCGCGGCGATCGCCGCCGCGGTGGGCTGGCTCGCGCTGGTCCTCGACCCGGCCGCGTCGCCGTACGTGCTGCTGGCACCGATGGCGCTGTTCGGCGTCGGCACGGGCCTGACGTTCTCCCCGCTGTCCAACCTCGCGACGTCGGGCCTCGACGCCCGCACCGCGGGGGCGGGGGCGGGCGCGTTCAACACCAACCGGCAGGTCGGCGGCGTGATCGGTTCGGCCGCCGTCGTCGCGCTGCTGTCCTCCCGCCTCGGGGTGACGATCCCCGCCGCCGCGCAGGACGCCGCGGCGGGGCTGCCCGAGCAGTACCGCGCCGCGTTCGTCGACGGCGTCTCCGCCGCCGCGGGCAGCGCCGAGGGGATGGGCCAGGGCGCGTTCCGGCTCCCGCCCGGCGTGCCCGACGACGTCGCCGCGCAGCTCGCCGCCGCCGCGCAGGACGCCGTCGGCACCGGCTTCGCGACGGCCGCCGCGCAGACCCTCCTGCTCGTCGTCGCGGTGCTCGTCGTCGGCGTCGTCTGCGCGGCGTTCATGTCCGCGGCCCCGGCGTCGTCCGCGGCCCCGGCGACCCCGGAGGCGCCGGCCCGACCGGCGGGGTGA